One stretch of Bradyrhizobium canariense DNA includes these proteins:
- the pepT gene encoding peptidase T, with the protein MVPSPLNFTHTVTERFLRYVVIDTQSDAASATCPSTEKQKDLGTLLASELQAMGIRDAHLDAYGYVYATIPANTDKKVPVICFCSHMDTSPDCSGKDVKPQIIRNYRGGDIVLPGDRSQIIRAAEHPALADQIGNDIVTTDGTTLLGADNKAGVAEIMDAAHFLINNPQIKHGTIKILFTPDEEIGRGVDKADLKKLGADFAYTMDGETAGNIEDETFSADGATVTIEGVSTHPGYAKGKMEHAIKIAAAIVDRLPKDTCSPETTEGKQGFLHPIAISGALEKATLSFIVRDFTDEGLKEKEVLLEDIIKEVMKDFPRSTYRLEIRQQYRNMKQVIDAHPAIMENAIEAIRRAGLKPVKTSIRGGTDGSRLSFMGLPCPNIFAGEHAFHSRLEWVSVQDMEKAVQTIVHLVMIWEERA; encoded by the coding sequence ATAGTGCCCTCACCTCTCAACTTCACGCATACCGTTACCGAGCGCTTCCTGCGCTATGTGGTCATCGATACCCAGTCTGACGCGGCGTCCGCGACCTGTCCCTCCACCGAAAAGCAAAAAGACCTGGGGACCCTGCTCGCGAGCGAGTTGCAGGCGATGGGAATTCGCGACGCCCATCTCGACGCGTATGGCTATGTCTACGCGACGATCCCGGCGAACACGGACAAAAAAGTTCCCGTTATCTGTTTCTGCTCGCACATGGACACTTCGCCCGATTGCTCGGGCAAGGATGTCAAACCGCAGATCATCAGGAATTATCGCGGCGGCGATATCGTCCTGCCGGGCGACCGTTCGCAGATCATCCGCGCCGCGGAGCATCCGGCGCTCGCCGATCAGATCGGCAATGACATCGTCACCACGGATGGCACCACGCTGTTGGGGGCGGACAACAAGGCCGGCGTGGCCGAAATCATGGATGCCGCGCATTTCCTGATTAATAATCCGCAGATCAAACACGGCACCATCAAGATCCTGTTTACGCCGGATGAGGAGATCGGCCGCGGAGTCGACAAGGCCGATCTGAAAAAGCTGGGCGCCGACTTTGCCTACACCATGGACGGCGAAACCGCGGGAAATATCGAGGACGAGACGTTTTCGGCCGACGGCGCAACCGTCACCATCGAGGGCGTCAGCACCCATCCCGGTTACGCCAAGGGCAAGATGGAGCACGCGATCAAGATCGCGGCCGCTATCGTCGACCGCCTGCCAAAGGACACCTGTTCGCCCGAAACCACCGAGGGCAAGCAAGGCTTTCTGCATCCAATCGCAATCTCGGGCGCGCTGGAAAAAGCCACGCTAAGTTTCATCGTGCGCGATTTCACCGACGAAGGCTTGAAGGAAAAAGAAGTCTTGCTGGAAGACATCATCAAAGAGGTGATGAAGGACTTTCCGCGATCGACCTACCGGCTGGAAATCAGGCAGCAGTACCGCAACATGAAGCAGGTGATCGACGCTCACCCCGCGATCATGGAAAATGCGATAGAAGCCATCCGCCGCGCCGGCCTCAAACCAGTGAAGACCTCGATCCGCGGCGGGACCGACGGCTCGCGGCTGTCATTCATGGGATTGCCCTGCCCCAACATCTTTGCTGGTGAACACGCTTTCCATTCCCGCCTGGAATGGGTGAGCGTGCAGGACATGGAAAAAGCCGTGCAGACCATCGTCCATCTTGTGATGATTTGGGAAGAGCGAGCTTGA
- a CDS encoding HU family DNA-binding protein — translation MAKKAATPATITLKHLAAALSEEHELSKKGAEAILNDLVSRITKHLKKGERIRIVGLGILQVRKRAARMGRNPATGEAIHIKASKKVAFRAAKELKEAV, via the coding sequence ATGGCGAAGAAAGCAGCGACCCCGGCTACGATCACGCTGAAGCATCTGGCGGCCGCCCTGTCGGAAGAACATGAATTGTCGAAGAAGGGCGCTGAAGCCATTCTGAACGATCTGGTCAGCCGAATTACCAAGCACCTGAAAAAGGGCGAGCGTATCCGCATCGTCGGCCTCGGCATCCTGCAGGTGCGCAAGCGCGCCGCCCGCATGGGCCGTAACCCCGCCACGGGCGAGGCAATCCATATCAAGGCCAGCAAGAAGGTCGCTTTCCGCGCGGCCAAGGAACTCAAGGAAGCCGTTTAG
- a CDS encoding acyltransferase family protein, giving the protein MPRLESCSATHVGRTLPSHTGRRFRSWRAICMRQEAGPQSASDNIASFRKTIGGVVVRIRTKHASCSQNRQSKAIGAGRYSALDGARGVAALTVLLLHSAARLQASDGSWAEILLKAVFTLGHASVIFFFVLSGFVLSIRFFGRARVPYGWFQLGRFVRLYPCFLVAIIVAAAVMLCTKDFPGREDARAFSVVWLSPLTLSSFVRQLLLLGVTPADIDLDGPVWSLVYELRAGFFIPLLCWGLTRYPIRYSVAALVGLIAASSVGLAWRGVPNPPFTGLTVIGSVLATLHYLCVFYIGCLLSCLYHKQVDTPSRWLGLLTAPHIMAIGALALLAAGTALHSDITLGLFAGCVILTILRSDVAHRILTLPPVAHLGRISYSLYLIHFPLVLGILRVTGGQISDGYFFLLSVLISGGAATAVYWLFEIPSIRWSHAVSRGSSAAGMREHSKQISSPTRHSLEAVGADPSALTVLPRQRRP; this is encoded by the coding sequence ATGCCGCGGCTTGAATCCTGCTCAGCAACGCATGTCGGCCGGACTTTGCCGAGTCACACCGGTCGTCGCTTCAGGTCTTGGCGCGCCATATGCATGAGGCAGGAAGCGGGACCGCAAAGTGCCTCTGACAACATTGCGTCTTTTCGCAAAACTATCGGGGGGGTGGTAGTGCGAATTCGCACAAAACATGCTTCGTGTTCACAAAATAGGCAATCGAAAGCCATCGGAGCAGGACGGTATTCTGCACTGGACGGTGCGCGTGGCGTTGCTGCGTTAACAGTCTTACTTTTGCATTCTGCGGCCCGATTACAGGCGTCGGATGGTTCATGGGCTGAAATATTGCTCAAAGCCGTTTTTACCCTCGGACACGCAAGCGTAATTTTCTTTTTTGTTCTTAGCGGCTTCGTGCTGTCGATCCGGTTTTTCGGCAGAGCGCGCGTACCTTATGGGTGGTTTCAACTTGGCCGCTTTGTGCGGCTGTACCCCTGCTTCCTGGTTGCGATCATCGTGGCTGCTGCTGTGATGTTGTGCACGAAGGACTTTCCCGGCCGGGAAGACGCCAGAGCTTTTTCCGTGGTCTGGCTTAGTCCGCTCACCCTGTCGAGCTTTGTGCGTCAACTGCTGTTGTTGGGGGTGACGCCCGCGGACATCGACCTTGATGGTCCGGTCTGGAGTTTGGTTTACGAGCTGCGCGCGGGATTCTTCATTCCGTTGCTTTGCTGGGGGCTCACGCGCTACCCGATCCGCTATTCAGTCGCTGCGCTTGTGGGTCTGATTGCCGCGTCCTCGGTCGGGCTGGCGTGGCGCGGCGTGCCCAATCCGCCATTTACCGGGCTCACGGTGATCGGCTCCGTGCTGGCGACGCTACATTATTTGTGCGTTTTCTATATCGGCTGCCTCCTGTCGTGCCTCTATCATAAGCAGGTGGACACGCCGTCGCGTTGGCTTGGGCTACTGACCGCGCCGCATATCATGGCCATAGGAGCGTTGGCGCTTCTGGCAGCTGGCACTGCGCTGCACAGCGACATCACCTTGGGCCTGTTCGCGGGTTGCGTCATTTTGACCATCTTACGGTCCGACGTGGCGCACCGGATACTAACGCTGCCTCCGGTCGCACATTTGGGGCGCATATCTTACTCACTGTACCTCATTCACTTTCCGTTGGTCCTTGGCATTCTCCGGGTGACCGGGGGGCAGATTTCCGATGGTTATTTTTTCCTCTTGTCGGTGCTGATTTCTGGCGGGGCGGCAACCGCCGTTTATTGGCTTTTCGAGATCCCTTCCATACGCTGGTCACATGCGGTCAGCCGCGGTTCGTCCGCGGCGGGCATGCGAGAACATTCGAAGCAGATATCCTCGCCGACACGCCATTCTTTGGAAGCCGTGGGCGCAGACCCGTCAGCTCTGACGGTTCTGCCACGGCAAAGGCGCCCGTAA
- a CDS encoding TylF/MycF/NovP-related O-methyltransferase gives MDNFFITKDFDWQIRRSSHLDRALNLVAKPFGFRANTAHFVDELIHHLSGLSFASTRSGVSTNVEQRMNMYHLVSQTIAYDIDGDLVEVGCNEGQSAVLIAKIIRSFNSEKKLHVYDSFEGLPATRTEDGESYRKGDLATSEDVLRNNFRIHGLELPTIHKGWFDQTLSEGLPEKVCFAHLDGDLYESIMVSLEYVYPRLTPGAICLIDDYCDTSINPNGWNHLPGVKEACDEFLAEKPEQICYLYSGAFTHGFFRKK, from the coding sequence GTGGACAATTTTTTTATCACGAAAGATTTCGATTGGCAGATACGCCGGTCCTCGCACCTGGATCGGGCTTTGAATCTCGTTGCAAAGCCCTTTGGCTTCAGAGCCAATACCGCGCATTTTGTCGACGAACTAATTCATCATCTTAGCGGTCTCTCGTTCGCGTCCACACGTTCTGGAGTTTCCACGAATGTAGAGCAGCGAATGAACATGTATCATCTGGTCTCTCAAACGATAGCCTACGACATCGATGGAGACCTGGTGGAAGTCGGATGCAACGAAGGTCAATCTGCCGTTCTTATTGCGAAAATCATTCGCAGTTTTAATTCCGAGAAAAAGTTGCACGTATACGACAGTTTTGAGGGGCTTCCTGCGACCAGGACCGAGGATGGGGAATCTTATAGAAAGGGCGACCTGGCGACGTCGGAGGACGTTCTTCGCAATAACTTCCGTATTCATGGTCTTGAGTTGCCCACCATACATAAGGGATGGTTCGACCAAACCCTTTCAGAGGGATTGCCGGAAAAGGTGTGTTTCGCGCATCTGGATGGCGATCTCTATGAGTCAATTATGGTAAGCCTCGAATATGTTTATCCTCGGCTGACGCCTGGTGCGATCTGTCTCATTGATGACTACTGTGATACATCCATAAACCCGAATGGGTGGAATCATTTGCCTGGGGTGAAAGAGGCTTGCGACGAGTTTCTGGCGGAGAAGCCAGAGCAAATATGCTACTTGTATTCCGGGGCTTTCACGCATGGCTTCTTTCGCAAGAAGTGA
- a CDS encoding TRAP transporter substrate-binding protein translates to MKITRRGLLGAASTAWATGMLGKPASAAAEFEFKLGVNTPDAHPLTVRLIEAARTIGSQSGGRLNVTVFPNSQLGGDPEMLSQLRVGGIDLLAAPSLTLSTLVPLSGLPSIGFAFPSYDKVWTAMDGGLGDFVRDAIGKTGIVPMKKVWDNGFRQITSSSSRQLNSVEDLKGFKIRVPVTALLTSLFSGLGALPSSISYSELYSALQTHIVEGQENPLAQVSTGKLYEVQKYCALSNHCWSGYWIIANRRALSNLPPELLEIVNSSFDAAAVKERADLLELDRSLQVELTAKGMTFNKPDPVQFRAALVKAGFYGQWQKTYGSEAWAQLERYTGPLT, encoded by the coding sequence ATGAAAATAACCCGCAGGGGTTTGCTCGGCGCGGCATCGACCGCCTGGGCAACCGGCATGCTTGGCAAGCCAGCAAGCGCCGCTGCCGAATTCGAATTCAAGCTTGGCGTCAATACACCGGACGCCCATCCCCTGACGGTTCGCCTGATCGAAGCGGCGCGTACGATCGGATCGCAGTCGGGCGGCCGGCTGAACGTTACGGTTTTCCCGAACAGCCAGTTGGGCGGCGACCCCGAAATGCTGTCGCAGCTTCGCGTCGGCGGTATCGATTTGCTGGCGGCGCCCAGCCTGACGCTCTCGACGCTGGTGCCGCTGTCGGGCCTGCCGAGCATCGGATTCGCGTTTCCTTCTTACGACAAGGTCTGGACCGCGATGGATGGCGGGCTCGGCGATTTTGTCCGCGATGCCATCGGCAAGACCGGCATCGTGCCGATGAAGAAAGTCTGGGACAACGGCTTCCGCCAGATCACGTCGTCGTCGAGCCGCCAATTGAACAGCGTGGAAGACCTCAAGGGGTTCAAGATCCGCGTGCCCGTCACGGCGCTGCTGACGTCGCTGTTCTCCGGGCTCGGCGCGCTGCCGTCGAGCATCAGCTACAGCGAGCTGTATTCGGCCTTGCAGACCCACATCGTCGAAGGTCAGGAAAATCCACTCGCACAGGTTTCGACAGGAAAATTGTACGAGGTGCAGAAATATTGCGCGCTGTCGAACCACTGCTGGAGCGGATACTGGATCATCGCCAACCGCCGCGCGCTTTCCAATCTGCCGCCCGAGTTGCTCGAAATCGTCAACAGCAGTTTCGATGCCGCCGCTGTCAAGGAGCGCGCTGATCTGCTGGAGCTGGACCGCTCGTTACAGGTTGAGCTCACGGCCAAGGGCATGACGTTCAACAAGCCCGATCCGGTCCAGTTCAGGGCGGCGCTGGTGAAAGCGGGCTTCTATGGGCAGTGGCAGAAGACCTACGGCAGCGAAGCCTGGGCGCAACTGGAGCGCTACACCGGTCCGCTGACGTGA
- a CDS encoding spinster family MFS transporter — MVDVAPPATEQTHAVSVPSTRRYYVLGLLTVIYALNFLDRTIFNVLIEPIKKEFTLSDTTMGLLAGFGFVLFYSLLGIPIARMADRLNRRNIVALAFAFWSAMTFLCGMASSVTTLALARIGVGIGESAGTPASQSLVADLYDKNERPRALGIYAIGTYLGVFLGYFLGGYVNQHYGWRTAFFSAGLPGMALAAVLWLTVSEPRRGTRAETFAPEPIGPTLGFLASQQSFVIVLIGFCLTTYTNYATAAWIPPFLARVHHLSSAEIGTYAGTFKGLFGMAGTLVGGLVVAQISRRDDRWKLWAPAIMSGLAGPVFAVCMLTSDFKTMVAALAATSFLVGFHLGPIFAIAQTVARPSMRALASAIILLTATCFGQGIGPLAVGMINDALKNSYGADAVRYSLLSAAVTTTLGALLFVWAACFIREDIKRAT, encoded by the coding sequence ATGGTCGATGTCGCACCGCCAGCGACCGAACAAACGCACGCCGTCTCTGTGCCATCCACGCGCCGTTACTACGTGCTCGGGTTGCTCACCGTCATCTACGCCCTCAATTTTCTCGATCGCACGATTTTCAATGTGCTGATCGAGCCGATCAAAAAAGAATTCACGCTGAGCGACACCACCATGGGCCTGCTCGCGGGCTTTGGCTTCGTGCTGTTCTATTCGCTGCTCGGCATTCCCATCGCCCGCATGGCCGACCGGCTCAACCGGCGCAACATCGTCGCACTTGCCTTTGCGTTCTGGAGTGCCATGACATTCCTGTGCGGCATGGCGTCAAGCGTGACAACGCTGGCGTTGGCGCGGATCGGGGTCGGCATCGGCGAATCCGCCGGCACGCCGGCGTCGCAATCGCTGGTCGCCGATCTCTATGACAAGAACGAACGTCCGCGAGCGCTCGGCATCTACGCTATTGGAACCTATCTTGGCGTGTTCCTCGGCTATTTCCTCGGTGGCTACGTCAACCAGCACTATGGCTGGCGAACGGCGTTCTTCTCCGCCGGCCTGCCCGGCATGGCCCTCGCCGCGGTGTTGTGGCTGACGGTTTCCGAACCCAGGCGCGGCACGAGGGCCGAAACGTTCGCACCAGAGCCGATCGGGCCAACGCTCGGCTTTCTGGCCTCGCAGCAAAGCTTCGTCATCGTGCTGATCGGTTTTTGCCTCACGACCTACACCAATTACGCCACCGCAGCCTGGATCCCCCCATTCCTCGCCCGCGTGCATCACTTGAGCAGCGCGGAGATCGGAACCTATGCCGGCACCTTCAAGGGCCTGTTCGGAATGGCAGGCACGCTGGTCGGCGGCCTGGTGGTCGCTCAAATCAGCCGCCGCGACGACCGCTGGAAGCTATGGGCGCCGGCGATCATGTCCGGTCTGGCGGGCCCGGTGTTCGCGGTGTGCATGCTGACATCCGATTTCAAGACCATGGTCGCCGCGCTGGCGGCGACCTCGTTTCTGGTCGGCTTTCATCTCGGGCCGATCTTCGCCATTGCGCAGACCGTCGCGCGCCCGAGCATGCGCGCGCTCGCCTCTGCGATCATCCTGTTGACCGCGACCTGCTTCGGCCAGGGCATCGGCCCGCTCGCGGTCGGCATGATCAACGATGCGCTGAAGAATAGTTACGGCGCCGACGCCGTGCGCTATTCGCTGCTGTCAGCCGCAGTCACCACCACGCTCGGCGCGTTGCTGTTCGTATGGGCGGCGTGCTTCATTCGCGAAGATATCAAGCGAGCGACGTAA
- a CDS encoding aromatic ring-hydroxylating dioxygenase subunit alpha, translating to MNTTQRDRDLGTAYAMKPSTSRTELTSVGRGTPMGELLRRYWHPIGLATDATDIPRKVRALGEDLILFRDRHGRAGLLHARCCHRGTTLYYGKVEEDGIRCCYHGWKFDTEGHCLEQPCEPEGGLFKDKVRQPWYPVRERYGLIFAYMGPSEKKPVLPRYEALEKMDEGEFVEADDSSIGGGGPAVIPCNWLQHFENVVDPYHVPVLHGSFSGPQFTNMMASMPEVEFEMSPRGITVRSIRKQDDGKVFYRVTEAALPTLRVVPNPRVAQFARVESIGWTLPIDDTSFRIYVAGRVKKSGDIGRMRSKFNGKFWWDMTEQEHQQFPGDYEAQVGQGRLTLHSEEHFGQSDRGILMIRRMLSDQLDAMAAGNDPIGVLFDQNAPPVEFEAGNYIREA from the coding sequence GTGAACACCACCCAGCGGGATCGCGATCTCGGCACCGCCTATGCCATGAAACCATCCACCAGCCGGACCGAGCTCACGTCTGTCGGCCGCGGCACCCCGATGGGGGAACTGCTGCGGCGCTATTGGCATCCAATCGGCCTTGCGACCGACGCTACCGATATTCCCCGAAAGGTCCGCGCACTTGGCGAAGACCTCATCCTGTTCCGTGACAGGCATGGCCGGGCAGGCCTGCTCCATGCGCGCTGCTGCCATCGCGGCACCACGCTCTATTATGGCAAGGTCGAGGAGGATGGCATCCGTTGCTGCTATCACGGCTGGAAATTCGACACCGAGGGCCATTGCCTGGAACAGCCCTGCGAACCCGAAGGAGGGCTGTTCAAGGACAAGGTTCGCCAGCCCTGGTACCCGGTCCGGGAACGCTACGGCTTGATCTTCGCCTATATGGGACCATCCGAGAAAAAGCCGGTGCTGCCGCGCTATGAAGCCCTGGAAAAAATGGACGAGGGCGAATTTGTCGAGGCCGATGACAGTTCGATCGGCGGTGGCGGCCCGGCCGTCATTCCATGCAACTGGTTGCAGCACTTCGAGAACGTGGTCGACCCCTACCACGTGCCGGTCCTGCACGGATCGTTCAGCGGCCCCCAGTTCACTAACATGATGGCCTCGATGCCGGAGGTGGAGTTCGAGATGTCGCCGCGCGGCATCACCGTACGCTCGATCCGTAAGCAGGATGACGGCAAGGTGTTCTATCGGGTGACCGAAGCCGCGCTGCCTACCCTGCGCGTGGTGCCCAATCCGCGGGTCGCGCAATTCGCTCGCGTCGAATCGATCGGCTGGACCTTGCCGATCGACGACACCTCGTTCCGAATTTACGTCGCTGGTCGCGTCAAGAAATCCGGCGACATCGGCCGGATGCGTTCGAAATTCAACGGCAAGTTCTGGTGGGACATGACCGAGCAGGAGCACCAGCAATTCCCCGGGGACTATGAAGCGCAGGTCGGCCAAGGGCGGTTGACGCTGCATTCCGAGGAGCATTTCGGCCAGAGCGACCGCGGCATCCTGATGATCCGGCGGATGCTGAGCGACCAGCTCGACGCCATGGCCGCGGGGAACGATCCCATCGGCGTCTTGTTCGACCAGAACGCCCCGCCGGTCGAATTCGAGGCGGGGAATTACATTCGCGAGGCGTAA
- a CDS encoding MarR family winged helix-turn-helix transcriptional regulator, with translation MNERLKKPRLPAGEPGADSELAPITAMMSSRLMVLANLLKRGAILRYKRLAGLSSVEFGLVASLGRRPPMSVVRLAEAVGMDKGQISRALAELVSRKLVSRAVNPRDNREVLVSLTRTGLVAHDAIVAGALERNQRLLEQLGQEDLVILLGHIERLTAIAAQMLAAEKDLS, from the coding sequence ATGAATGAGAGATTGAAAAAGCCGCGCTTGCCTGCCGGGGAGCCCGGCGCAGACAGTGAACTCGCGCCGATCACGGCCATGATGTCGTCGCGGCTGATGGTGCTTGCCAATCTCCTGAAGCGGGGAGCCATTCTGCGTTACAAGCGGTTGGCCGGGCTCTCTTCGGTGGAATTCGGGCTGGTCGCCTCGCTGGGACGCCGCCCGCCGATGAGTGTGGTCAGGCTGGCCGAGGCGGTCGGCATGGACAAAGGGCAGATCAGCCGTGCGCTGGCCGAATTGGTTTCACGCAAGCTGGTCTCGAGGGCGGTCAACCCGCGGGATAACCGTGAAGTTCTGGTCAGCCTGACCCGAACCGGGCTGGTCGCTCATGACGCGATTGTGGCAGGCGCGCTGGAACGCAATCAGCGCTTGCTGGAACAACTCGGCCAAGAAGATTTGGTGATATTGCTGGGGCATATCGAACGCCTGACCGCGATCGCTGCTCAAATGCTGGCTGCCGAAAAAGACCTGAGCTGA
- a CDS encoding NADH-quinone oxidoreductase subunit A — protein MTGILQNYLPLVVFIGVAGLIGLVLLIAPFLLAFQQPDPEKLSAYECGFNAFDDARMKFDVRFYLVAILFIIFDLEVAFLFPWAVAFGKLGATGFWSMIVFLAVLTVGFAYEWKKGALEWD, from the coding sequence ATGACCGGCATCCTGCAGAATTATCTTCCACTTGTGGTCTTTATCGGGGTCGCAGGCCTGATCGGTCTAGTCTTGCTGATTGCTCCGTTCCTGCTTGCCTTTCAGCAGCCCGATCCGGAAAAGCTTTCCGCCTATGAATGCGGATTCAACGCTTTTGACGACGCCCGCATGAAGTTCGATGTCCGCTTCTATCTGGTTGCGATCCTTTTCATCATTTTCGACCTCGAAGTGGCATTCCTGTTCCCGTGGGCGGTGGCTTTCGGAAAGCTGGGCGCGACCGGCTTCTGGTCGATGATCGTTTTCCTGGCTGTCCTCACCGTCGGCTTTGCCTATGAATGGAAGAAAGGCGCGCTCGAATGGGATTGA
- a CDS encoding NuoB/complex I 20 kDa subunit family protein, giving the protein MGLSPAATTSRPAVAQAATGILDPSTGKPVGANDPYFLEVNHELSDKGFFVAAADDLITWARTGSLMWMTFGLACCAVEMMQVSMPRYDVERFGFAPRASPRQSDVMIVAGTLTNKMAPALRKVYDQMPEPRYVISMGSCANGGGYYHYSYSVVRGCDRIVPIDIYVPGCPPTAEALLYGVLLLQKKIRRTGTIER; this is encoded by the coding sequence ATGGGATTGAGCCCCGCTGCCACCACGTCAAGACCCGCGGTCGCGCAGGCCGCGACCGGCATTCTCGATCCCTCGACCGGCAAACCGGTCGGCGCCAACGATCCTTATTTCCTCGAGGTCAATCACGAACTCTCCGACAAGGGCTTCTTCGTTGCCGCAGCCGACGACCTGATCACCTGGGCGCGCACGGGATCGCTGATGTGGATGACGTTTGGTCTCGCGTGCTGCGCCGTCGAGATGATGCAGGTGTCGATGCCGCGCTATGACGTCGAGCGATTCGGCTTTGCGCCGCGCGCCTCGCCGCGGCAGTCCGACGTGATGATCGTGGCGGGCACGCTGACCAACAAGATGGCGCCGGCGCTGCGCAAGGTCTACGACCAGATGCCGGAGCCGCGTTACGTCATCTCGATGGGGTCGTGCGCCAATGGCGGCGGCTACTATCATTATTCGTACTCGGTCGTACGCGGCTGCGATCGCATCGTGCCGATCGATATCTACGTGCCGGGCTGCCCGCCGACCGCAGAGGCGCTGCTCTACGGCGTTCTGCTGCTGCAGAAGAAGATCCGGCGCACCGGGACCATCGAACGCTAA
- a CDS encoding NADH-quinone oxidoreductase subunit C, which translates to MDDGRLDALGQTIVSALAGAASGHSVVFNQLTVTVQTEKIVDVVRFLRDDPGCRFVNLTDVTAVDYPGREKRFDVVYHLLSPTLNARIRLRAEASETTQVPSIIDVFPGSDWFERETYDLYGVIFTGHPDMRRLLTDYGFDGHPLRKDFPLTGFVEVRYDDQEKRVVYEPVRLNQEFRKFDFLSPWEGADYPVLPGDEKAGPKV; encoded by the coding sequence ATGGACGACGGCAGGCTCGACGCTCTGGGGCAGACGATTGTTAGCGCGCTTGCCGGCGCCGCGAGCGGTCATTCGGTCGTATTCAACCAGCTTACGGTAACCGTTCAGACCGAAAAGATCGTCGATGTCGTGCGCTTCCTGCGCGACGATCCCGGTTGCCGCTTCGTCAACCTGACCGATGTGACCGCGGTGGATTATCCCGGTCGCGAGAAGCGGTTTGACGTGGTCTACCATTTGCTGTCGCCGACGCTGAACGCGCGAATCCGGCTTCGTGCCGAGGCCAGCGAAACCACGCAGGTCCCCTCGATCATCGACGTGTTTCCCGGATCCGACTGGTTCGAGCGCGAAACCTACGACCTCTATGGCGTGATCTTCACCGGTCATCCGGATATGCGGCGGCTGTTGACCGATTACGGCTTCGATGGACATCCGCTGCGCAAGGATTTCCCGCTCACCGGCTTTGTCGAGGTGCGTTACGACGACCAGGAGAAGCGGGTGGTGTATGAACCCGTCCGGCTCAATCAGGAATTCCGCAAATTCGATTTCCTCTCGCCGTGGGAGGGCGCGGATTATCCCGTTCTGCCGGGGGATGAGAAGGCGGGGCCGAAAGTCTGA
- a CDS encoding NADH-quinone oxidoreductase subunit D: MNEQNLRNFTINFGPQHPAAHGVLRLVLELDGEVVARVDPHIGLLHRGTEKLIEHKTYLQAIPYFDRLDYVAPMNQEHAFCLAAEKLLGIAVPRRGQLIRVLYCEIGRILSHLLNVTTQAMDVGALTPPLWGFEEREKLMVFYERASGSRMHAAFFRIGGVHQDLPPKLIDDIDAWCEPFLGVVADLERLLTGNRIFKQRNVDIGVVTLKQAWEWGFSGVMVRGSGAAWDLRKAQPYECYAEMDFDIPIGKNGDCYDRYCIRMEEMRQSVRIMRQCIAKLRAPDGQGPVAIEDHKIFPPRRGEMKRSMEALIHHFKLYTEGFHVPAGEVYVAVEAPKGEFGVYLVSDGSNKPYKCKIRAPGFAHLQAMDFICRGHLLADVSAILGSLDIVFGEVDR; the protein is encoded by the coding sequence ATGAACGAACAGAACCTCCGCAATTTCACCATCAATTTCGGGCCGCAGCATCCGGCGGCGCACGGCGTGCTGCGCCTGGTGCTGGAACTCGACGGCGAAGTGGTTGCGCGGGTCGATCCGCATATCGGCTTGCTGCATCGTGGCACCGAGAAACTGATCGAGCACAAGACCTATCTGCAGGCGATCCCGTATTTCGACCGCCTCGATTACGTCGCGCCGATGAATCAGGAGCACGCGTTTTGCCTCGCGGCGGAAAAGCTGCTCGGCATTGCGGTGCCGCGCCGCGGCCAGTTGATCCGCGTGCTGTATTGCGAGATCGGCCGCATCCTGTCGCATCTTCTCAACGTCACGACGCAGGCGATGGACGTTGGTGCGCTGACCCCGCCGCTGTGGGGCTTTGAAGAGCGCGAAAAGCTGATGGTGTTTTACGAACGCGCCTCCGGCTCGCGCATGCACGCGGCGTTCTTCCGGATCGGCGGCGTGCACCAGGATCTGCCGCCGAAATTGATCGACGATATTGACGCCTGGTGCGAGCCGTTCCTTGGCGTGGTGGCCGATCTCGAGCGGCTCTTGACCGGCAACCGCATCTTCAAGCAGCGCAACGTCGACATCGGCGTGGTGACGCTGAAGCAGGCGTGGGAATGGGGTTTCTCCGGCGTGATGGTGCGCGGCTCGGGCGCCGCCTGGGACTTGCGCAAGGCGCAACCTTACGAATGCTACGCCGAAATGGATTTCGATATTCCGATCGGCAAGAACGGCGATTGTTACGACCGTTACTGCATCCGTATGGAAGAAATGCGCCAGTCCGTGCGCATCATGAGGCAGTGCATTGCAAAGCTGCGCGCGCCGGACGGGCAGGGACCGGTCGCCATCGAGGACCACAAGATCTTCCCGCCGCGCCGCGGCGAGATGAAGCGCTCGATGGAAGCGCTGATCCATCACTTCAAGCTCTATACCGAAGGCTTCCATGTGCCGGCCGGCGAGGTTTACGTCGCGGTCGAGGCGCCGAAGGGCGAGTTCGGCGTCTATCTGGTCTCCGACGGCAGCAACAAGCCCTATAAATGCAAGATCCGCGCGCCGGGCTTTGCGCATCTGCAGGCGATGGATTTCATCTGCAGGGGCCATTTGCTGGCGGACGTTTCGGCCATCCTGGGCTCGCTCGACATTGTGTTCGGAGAGGTCGACCGGTGA